In Brachyhypopomus gauderio isolate BG-103 chromosome 11, BGAUD_0.2, whole genome shotgun sequence, a single genomic region encodes these proteins:
- the bmal1a gene encoding basic helix-loop-helix ARNT like 1a isoform X3 has translation MNLCDLMADQRMDISSTMNEFMSPSSRDLISSSVGTPGLDYTRKRKGSTTEYQIDGFSFDDSMDTDKEKQLGSSTDDQQGRVKNAREAHSQIEKRRRDKMNSFIDELASLVPTCNAMSRKLDKLTVLRMAVQHMKTLRGATNPYTEANYKPAFLSDDELKHLILRAADGFLFVVGCDRGKILFVSESVYKILNYSQNDLIGQSLFDYLHPKDIAKVKEQLSSSDTAPRERLIDAKTGLPVKTDITPGPSRLCSGARRSFFCRMKCNRPSVKLEDKDFPSTCSKKKADRKCFCTIHSTGYLKSWPPTKMGLDEDGEPDNEGCNLSCLVAIGRLHPHIAAQPLNGDIRVKPTEYVSRHAIDGKFVFVDQRATAILGYLPQELLGTSFYEYFHQDDISHLAECHRQVLQMREKINTNCYKFKIKDGSFITLRSRWFSFMNPWTKEVEYIVSTNTVVSGGMLEGGDPGYPQSAVSPQNMDSVLTSGDGGGKRALQTVPGIPGGTRAGAGKIGRMIAEEVMEIQRIRGSSPSSCGSSPLNITSTPPPDTCSPGGKKIQNGITADLSSTVIVPGPDSVGYPYSNNSIMSDNSHLSIDIMDEPGSSSPSNDEAAMAVIMSLLEADAGLGGPVDFSDLPWPL, from the exons ATGAAtctgtgtg ATCTAATGGCAGACCAAAGAATGGACATCTCCTCCACCATGAACGAGTTCATGTCTCCCAGTTCCAGAGACCTGATCAGTAGCTCTGTGGGCACACCAGGCCTGGACTACACACGCAAGAGGAAGGGGAGCACCACAGAGTACCA GATTGATGGATTTTCCTTTGA TGACAGTATGGACACAGATAAGGAAAAACAACTCGGAAG TTCCACAGACGACCAGCAAGGCCGGGTGAAAAACGCCAG GGAGGCCCACAGTCAGATTGAGAAGAGGCGCAGGGACAAGATGAACAGCTTCATCGACGAGCTGGCGTCGCTGGTGCCCACCTGCAACGCCATGTCCCGCAAGCTGGACAAGCTGACGGTCCTGCGCATGGCCGTGCAGCACATGAAGACGCTCCGAG GGGCAACGAATCCGTACACGGAAGCCAACTATAAACCAGCATTCTTATCAGATGATGAGCTGAAGCATTTGATATTGAGG GCTGCCGATGGCTTCCTCTTTGTTGTGGGCTGTGATCGTGGCAAAATTCTCTTCGTGTCAGAATCGGTTTATAAAATTCTCAACTACAGTCAG aaCGACCTGATAGGCCAGAGTCTCTTTGACTACCTGCATCCCAAGGACATCGCCAAAGTGAAGGAGCAACTGTCATCATCCGATACAGCGCCACGGGAACGGCTCATCGATGCCAAAA ctggtctACCGGTGAAGACGGACATCACTCCAGGGCCCTCCAGGCTGTGTTCGGGAGCCCGCCGCTCCTTCTTCTGCAGGATGAAGTGTAACCGGCCCTCGGTCAAACTGGAGGACAAGGACTtcccctccacctgctccaagAAGAAAG CCGACCGCAAGTGCTTCTGCACCATCCACAGCACGGGCTACCTGAAGAGCTGGCCCCCCACCAAGATGGGCCTGGACGAGGACGGCGAGCCCGACAACGAGGGCTGCAACCTCAGCTGCCTGGTGGCCATCGGACGCCTGCACCCCCACATCGCGGCCCAGCCCCTGAACGGCGACATCCGCGTCAAGCCCACCGAGTACGTCTCCCGCCACGCCATCGACGGCAAGTTTGTCTTCGTGGACCAGAG AGCTACTGCCATTCTAGGATATTTACCCCAGGAGCTACTGGGAACTTCCTTCTACGAGTATTTCCATCAGGATGACATCAGTCATCTCGCGGAGTGCCACAggcaag TTCTACAGATGAGGGAAAAGATTAACACAAACTGCTACAAGTTTAAGATCAAAGACGGTTCCTTCATCACTCTGCGAAGCCGATGGTTCAGCTTCATGAACCCCTGGACCAAAGAGGTGGAGTACATCGTCTCCACCAACACGGTGGTGTC AGGCGGTATGCTGGAAGGAGGCGACCCCGGCTACCCGCAGTCAGCCGTCTCCCCGCAGAACATGGACAGTGTGCTCACGTCTGGAGACG gtggaggaaAGCGTGCCCTCCAGACAGTCCCGGGCATCCCTGGCGGGACACGAGCTGGAGCAGGCAAAATCGGCCGCATGATCGCTGAGGAGGTGATGGAGATCcagag GATCCggggctcctccccctccagctGTGGTTCCAGCCCCCTCAACATCACAAGTACTCCCCCACCAGACACCTGCTCTCCAGGGGGCAAGAAA ATTCAAAATGGAATTACTGCAGACTTGTCGTCCACTGTAATCGTGCCTGGACCAGACTCCGTAGGATACCCGTACTCCAACAACTCCATAATGA GCGATAACTCCCATCTAAGCATCGACATCATGGACGAGCCCGGCTCCAGCAGCCCCAGCAACGACGAGGCCGCCATGGCCGTCATCATGAGCCTCCTGGAGGCCGACGCGGGCCTGGGCGGACCCGTGGACTTCAGCGACCTGCCCTGGCCCTTGTGA
- the bmal1a gene encoding basic helix-loop-helix ARNT like 1a isoform X1: MLFYFSEDLMADQRMDISSTMNEFMSPSSRDLISSSVGTPGLDYTRKRKGSTTEYQIDGFSFDDSMDTDKEKQLGSSTDDQQGRVKNAREAHSQIEKRRRDKMNSFIDELASLVPTCNAMSRKLDKLTVLRMAVQHMKTLRGATNPYTEANYKPAFLSDDELKHLILRAADGFLFVVGCDRGKILFVSESVYKILNYSQNDLIGQSLFDYLHPKDIAKVKEQLSSSDTAPRERLIDAKTGLPVKTDITPGPSRLCSGARRSFFCRMKCNRPSVKLEDKDFPSTCSKKKADRKCFCTIHSTGYLKSWPPTKMGLDEDGEPDNEGCNLSCLVAIGRLHPHIAAQPLNGDIRVKPTEYVSRHAIDGKFVFVDQRATAILGYLPQELLGTSFYEYFHQDDISHLAECHRQVLQMREKINTNCYKFKIKDGSFITLRSRWFSFMNPWTKEVEYIVSTNTVVSGGMLEGGDPGYPQSAVSPQNMDSVLTSGDGGGKRALQTVPGIPGGTRAGAGKIGRMIAEEVMEIQRIRGSSPSSCGSSPLNITSTPPPDTCSPGGKKIQNGITADLSSTVIVPGPDSVGYPYSNNSIMSDNSHLSIDIMDEPGSSSPSNDEAAMAVIMSLLEADAGLGGPVDFSDLPWPL, translated from the exons ATGCTGTTTTATTTCTCTG AAGATCTAATGGCAGACCAAAGAATGGACATCTCCTCCACCATGAACGAGTTCATGTCTCCCAGTTCCAGAGACCTGATCAGTAGCTCTGTGGGCACACCAGGCCTGGACTACACACGCAAGAGGAAGGGGAGCACCACAGAGTACCA GATTGATGGATTTTCCTTTGA TGACAGTATGGACACAGATAAGGAAAAACAACTCGGAAG TTCCACAGACGACCAGCAAGGCCGGGTGAAAAACGCCAG GGAGGCCCACAGTCAGATTGAGAAGAGGCGCAGGGACAAGATGAACAGCTTCATCGACGAGCTGGCGTCGCTGGTGCCCACCTGCAACGCCATGTCCCGCAAGCTGGACAAGCTGACGGTCCTGCGCATGGCCGTGCAGCACATGAAGACGCTCCGAG GGGCAACGAATCCGTACACGGAAGCCAACTATAAACCAGCATTCTTATCAGATGATGAGCTGAAGCATTTGATATTGAGG GCTGCCGATGGCTTCCTCTTTGTTGTGGGCTGTGATCGTGGCAAAATTCTCTTCGTGTCAGAATCGGTTTATAAAATTCTCAACTACAGTCAG aaCGACCTGATAGGCCAGAGTCTCTTTGACTACCTGCATCCCAAGGACATCGCCAAAGTGAAGGAGCAACTGTCATCATCCGATACAGCGCCACGGGAACGGCTCATCGATGCCAAAA ctggtctACCGGTGAAGACGGACATCACTCCAGGGCCCTCCAGGCTGTGTTCGGGAGCCCGCCGCTCCTTCTTCTGCAGGATGAAGTGTAACCGGCCCTCGGTCAAACTGGAGGACAAGGACTtcccctccacctgctccaagAAGAAAG CCGACCGCAAGTGCTTCTGCACCATCCACAGCACGGGCTACCTGAAGAGCTGGCCCCCCACCAAGATGGGCCTGGACGAGGACGGCGAGCCCGACAACGAGGGCTGCAACCTCAGCTGCCTGGTGGCCATCGGACGCCTGCACCCCCACATCGCGGCCCAGCCCCTGAACGGCGACATCCGCGTCAAGCCCACCGAGTACGTCTCCCGCCACGCCATCGACGGCAAGTTTGTCTTCGTGGACCAGAG AGCTACTGCCATTCTAGGATATTTACCCCAGGAGCTACTGGGAACTTCCTTCTACGAGTATTTCCATCAGGATGACATCAGTCATCTCGCGGAGTGCCACAggcaag TTCTACAGATGAGGGAAAAGATTAACACAAACTGCTACAAGTTTAAGATCAAAGACGGTTCCTTCATCACTCTGCGAAGCCGATGGTTCAGCTTCATGAACCCCTGGACCAAAGAGGTGGAGTACATCGTCTCCACCAACACGGTGGTGTC AGGCGGTATGCTGGAAGGAGGCGACCCCGGCTACCCGCAGTCAGCCGTCTCCCCGCAGAACATGGACAGTGTGCTCACGTCTGGAGACG gtggaggaaAGCGTGCCCTCCAGACAGTCCCGGGCATCCCTGGCGGGACACGAGCTGGAGCAGGCAAAATCGGCCGCATGATCGCTGAGGAGGTGATGGAGATCcagag GATCCggggctcctccccctccagctGTGGTTCCAGCCCCCTCAACATCACAAGTACTCCCCCACCAGACACCTGCTCTCCAGGGGGCAAGAAA ATTCAAAATGGAATTACTGCAGACTTGTCGTCCACTGTAATCGTGCCTGGACCAGACTCCGTAGGATACCCGTACTCCAACAACTCCATAATGA GCGATAACTCCCATCTAAGCATCGACATCATGGACGAGCCCGGCTCCAGCAGCCCCAGCAACGACGAGGCCGCCATGGCCGTCATCATGAGCCTCCTGGAGGCCGACGCGGGCCTGGGCGGACCCGTGGACTTCAGCGACCTGCCCTGGCCCTTGTGA
- the bmal1a gene encoding basic helix-loop-helix ARNT like 1a isoform X2: MNLCEDLMADQRMDISSTMNEFMSPSSRDLISSSVGTPGLDYTRKRKGSTTEYQIDGFSFDDSMDTDKEKQLGSSTDDQQGRVKNAREAHSQIEKRRRDKMNSFIDELASLVPTCNAMSRKLDKLTVLRMAVQHMKTLRGATNPYTEANYKPAFLSDDELKHLILRAADGFLFVVGCDRGKILFVSESVYKILNYSQNDLIGQSLFDYLHPKDIAKVKEQLSSSDTAPRERLIDAKTGLPVKTDITPGPSRLCSGARRSFFCRMKCNRPSVKLEDKDFPSTCSKKKADRKCFCTIHSTGYLKSWPPTKMGLDEDGEPDNEGCNLSCLVAIGRLHPHIAAQPLNGDIRVKPTEYVSRHAIDGKFVFVDQRATAILGYLPQELLGTSFYEYFHQDDISHLAECHRQVLQMREKINTNCYKFKIKDGSFITLRSRWFSFMNPWTKEVEYIVSTNTVVSGGMLEGGDPGYPQSAVSPQNMDSVLTSGDGGGKRALQTVPGIPGGTRAGAGKIGRMIAEEVMEIQRIRGSSPSSCGSSPLNITSTPPPDTCSPGGKKIQNGITADLSSTVIVPGPDSVGYPYSNNSIMSDNSHLSIDIMDEPGSSSPSNDEAAMAVIMSLLEADAGLGGPVDFSDLPWPL; the protein is encoded by the exons ATGAAtctgtgtg AAGATCTAATGGCAGACCAAAGAATGGACATCTCCTCCACCATGAACGAGTTCATGTCTCCCAGTTCCAGAGACCTGATCAGTAGCTCTGTGGGCACACCAGGCCTGGACTACACACGCAAGAGGAAGGGGAGCACCACAGAGTACCA GATTGATGGATTTTCCTTTGA TGACAGTATGGACACAGATAAGGAAAAACAACTCGGAAG TTCCACAGACGACCAGCAAGGCCGGGTGAAAAACGCCAG GGAGGCCCACAGTCAGATTGAGAAGAGGCGCAGGGACAAGATGAACAGCTTCATCGACGAGCTGGCGTCGCTGGTGCCCACCTGCAACGCCATGTCCCGCAAGCTGGACAAGCTGACGGTCCTGCGCATGGCCGTGCAGCACATGAAGACGCTCCGAG GGGCAACGAATCCGTACACGGAAGCCAACTATAAACCAGCATTCTTATCAGATGATGAGCTGAAGCATTTGATATTGAGG GCTGCCGATGGCTTCCTCTTTGTTGTGGGCTGTGATCGTGGCAAAATTCTCTTCGTGTCAGAATCGGTTTATAAAATTCTCAACTACAGTCAG aaCGACCTGATAGGCCAGAGTCTCTTTGACTACCTGCATCCCAAGGACATCGCCAAAGTGAAGGAGCAACTGTCATCATCCGATACAGCGCCACGGGAACGGCTCATCGATGCCAAAA ctggtctACCGGTGAAGACGGACATCACTCCAGGGCCCTCCAGGCTGTGTTCGGGAGCCCGCCGCTCCTTCTTCTGCAGGATGAAGTGTAACCGGCCCTCGGTCAAACTGGAGGACAAGGACTtcccctccacctgctccaagAAGAAAG CCGACCGCAAGTGCTTCTGCACCATCCACAGCACGGGCTACCTGAAGAGCTGGCCCCCCACCAAGATGGGCCTGGACGAGGACGGCGAGCCCGACAACGAGGGCTGCAACCTCAGCTGCCTGGTGGCCATCGGACGCCTGCACCCCCACATCGCGGCCCAGCCCCTGAACGGCGACATCCGCGTCAAGCCCACCGAGTACGTCTCCCGCCACGCCATCGACGGCAAGTTTGTCTTCGTGGACCAGAG AGCTACTGCCATTCTAGGATATTTACCCCAGGAGCTACTGGGAACTTCCTTCTACGAGTATTTCCATCAGGATGACATCAGTCATCTCGCGGAGTGCCACAggcaag TTCTACAGATGAGGGAAAAGATTAACACAAACTGCTACAAGTTTAAGATCAAAGACGGTTCCTTCATCACTCTGCGAAGCCGATGGTTCAGCTTCATGAACCCCTGGACCAAAGAGGTGGAGTACATCGTCTCCACCAACACGGTGGTGTC AGGCGGTATGCTGGAAGGAGGCGACCCCGGCTACCCGCAGTCAGCCGTCTCCCCGCAGAACATGGACAGTGTGCTCACGTCTGGAGACG gtggaggaaAGCGTGCCCTCCAGACAGTCCCGGGCATCCCTGGCGGGACACGAGCTGGAGCAGGCAAAATCGGCCGCATGATCGCTGAGGAGGTGATGGAGATCcagag GATCCggggctcctccccctccagctGTGGTTCCAGCCCCCTCAACATCACAAGTACTCCCCCACCAGACACCTGCTCTCCAGGGGGCAAGAAA ATTCAAAATGGAATTACTGCAGACTTGTCGTCCACTGTAATCGTGCCTGGACCAGACTCCGTAGGATACCCGTACTCCAACAACTCCATAATGA GCGATAACTCCCATCTAAGCATCGACATCATGGACGAGCCCGGCTCCAGCAGCCCCAGCAACGACGAGGCCGCCATGGCCGTCATCATGAGCCTCCTGGAGGCCGACGCGGGCCTGGGCGGACCCGTGGACTTCAGCGACCTGCCCTGGCCCTTGTGA